Proteins from a genomic interval of candidate division WOR-3 bacterium:
- a CDS encoding phosphoribosyltransferase family protein, which yields MKLEQVPIKEIAISDNIVRFSTPIIFETAEIKQLVQSCFETYQKLINPEIQSLGKCITEANAQSYPFNQRNASPVFFNIVFDLTQTNFSFQTTDTEEALKLFRLLRDQRQIVPDIKTIQTLKGTFSEIISAILWQIGAIKVSLGDIKPYFKVDERKNYSPLYIDIKILPAYPTVFDFIVATSMLVLENLDFDLVCGIEAGSITLASLIAHKLSKPMFFARREKRYPEAKLLEGINSAQLLHKNVLVVDDTIVAGWTKTKVFEEIRALGGKVDKCFVVFDRQQNSEATLKAQGVTLYSLTNIQSALSDAIPKSITYLTDAEHREIREYFRSPKEWHRQKGFEYYELKPH from the coding sequence ATGAAATTAGAACAAGTTCCTATAAAAGAGATAGCAATCAGTGATAATATTGTTCGTTTTTCCACGCCAATAATTTTTGAGACCGCAGAAATTAAACAATTGGTTCAGAGTTGTTTTGAGACATATCAAAAATTAATTAATCCAGAAATACAAAGTTTAGGTAAATGTATTACTGAAGCCAATGCGCAGAGTTATCCATTTAATCAGAGAAATGCTTCGCCTGTGTTTTTTAATATTGTTTTCGATTTAACGCAAACCAATTTTTCTTTTCAAACCACAGATACTGAAGAAGCCTTAAAACTATTTCGTTTGTTAAGAGACCAGCGTCAAATTGTCCCGGATATAAAAACAATACAAACTCTCAAAGGAACTTTTTCTGAGATTATTTCAGCGATTTTATGGCAGATTGGTGCAATTAAAGTTAGTCTGGGTGATATTAAACCTTATTTCAAGGTGGATGAACGCAAAAACTACAGTCCACTCTACATTGATATTAAGATTTTACCGGCTTATCCGACGGTCTTTGATTTTATTGTTGCAACCTCAATGCTGGTCTTAGAAAATCTGGATTTTGATTTAGTTTGCGGTATTGAAGCCGGTAGTATTACTTTAGCCAGTTTGATTGCGCACAAACTTTCTAAACCAATGTTTTTTGCGCGGAGAGAAAAACGATATCCAGAAGCAAAACTATTAGAAGGTATTAACAGTGCCCAATTGCTTCATAAAAATGTGCTGGTGGTAGATGACACAATCGTTGCCGGTTGGACGAAAACTAAGGTTTTTGAAGAGATTCGAGCATTAGGAGGTAAAGTTGATAAGTGTTTTGTGGTTTTTGACCGTCAGCAAAATAGTGAAGCAACCTTAAAAGCACAAGGAGTTACGCTCTATTCCTTAACTAATATTCAATCGGCATTATCGGATGCGATTCCCAAGTCAATAACCTATTTAACTGATGCTGAACATCGCGAGATTAGAGAATATTTCAGGTCACCTAAAGAGTGGCATAGACAAAAAGGATTTGAGTATTATGAACTCAAACCGCATTAA
- a CDS encoding low molecular weight protein arginine phosphatase, with protein sequence MIRKKLKTKIHQPDSWTILFVCTGNSCRSPMAKGIFDKLLEKSRAIKKSEINILTLSAGTNATKGNVPSEFAQQAVKKYGVDIRHHLSYPLTKERIDLADLILVMENKHKDRVLELVPLAKNRTFLITEYVGEESKEIPDPFGGPLEKFQEVADLLYELLQKVYKIVIPKIILH encoded by the coding sequence GTGATAAGGAAGAAATTAAAGACTAAAATTCATCAACCCGATAGTTGGACGATTCTTTTTGTTTGCACAGGTAATTCTTGTCGAAGTCCAATGGCAAAAGGTATTTTTGATAAACTATTAGAAAAATCTCGCGCCATAAAAAAATCCGAAATCAATATCTTAACTCTTTCTGCAGGCACAAATGCGACTAAAGGCAATGTTCCTTCAGAATTTGCTCAACAAGCAGTAAAGAAATATGGTGTTGATATTAGACATCATCTTTCCTATCCTTTAACTAAAGAAAGAATTGATTTAGCCGATTTGATTTTAGTAATGGAAAATAAACATAAGGACCGAGTATTAGAACTTGTGCCCTTGGCGAAAAATCGGACCTTTCTTATTACAGAGTATGTTGGCGAAGAGAGTAAAGAGATACCTGACCCTTTTGGCGGACCTTTAGAAAAATTTCAAGAAGTTGCCGATTTACTTTACGAACTTTTACAAAAGGTCTATAAAATAGTCATCCCTAAGATTATTCTACATTGA
- a CDS encoding acyl-CoA dehydrogenase family protein, giving the protein MNYFLTDEQKAIKKLARQIAEEKVKPVRQELDEKGEFPYEIMKEFSQAGLLGIYIPEEYGGAGGGVFEMCLVVEEISRICGGVGVCYAANGLAAYPIILSASEEQKKKYLPKMASGEWIGAFGLTEPNAGSDASSIQTTAVRDGDYYVLNGTKHFITNGEVAHLYTIIASTNPERGGRGLSAFIVEKGTPGFTFGKHENKMGIRASITTELIFQDCRVPVENRIGPEGTGFITAMRTFDRTRPGVGAQALGIAQGALEAATEYTQKRVQFGAPIASLQGIQFRLAEMATKIEAARALVYAAAKHADSGAKDIAGYSSMAKLFASDVAMQVTIEAVQLFGGYGYMKDYPVEKMMRDAKITQIYEGTNEIQRLVIARELLRGNLFKEY; this is encoded by the coding sequence ATGAACTATTTTTTAACTGATGAGCAAAAGGCAATTAAGAAATTAGCCCGGCAAATTGCCGAAGAAAAAGTAAAACCAGTGCGTCAAGAATTAGATGAAAAAGGCGAATTTCCGTATGAGATTATGAAAGAATTTTCTCAAGCCGGGTTATTGGGCATTTATATACCAGAAGAATACGGTGGAGCGGGTGGCGGCGTTTTTGAAATGTGTTTAGTCGTAGAAGAAATCTCACGCATTTGTGGCGGTGTTGGTGTCTGTTATGCAGCAAATGGGCTTGCGGCTTATCCGATAATCCTTTCCGCATCTGAAGAACAGAAGAAAAAATATCTGCCCAAGATGGCGTCCGGTGAATGGATTGGCGCTTTTGGGCTTACTGAACCTAATGCTGGTTCGGATGCTTCCAGTATTCAAACGACTGCAGTAAGAGATGGCGATTATTATGTGCTTAATGGCACAAAGCATTTTATTACTAATGGTGAAGTGGCTCATCTTTATACAATTATTGCCAGCACCAATCCAGAACGCGGTGGCAGAGGTCTTTCAGCATTTATTGTGGAGAAAGGTACCCCGGGCTTTACTTTTGGTAAACACGAAAATAAGATGGGAATAAGAGCCTCAATAACAACAGAGTTGATATTCCAAGATTGTCGGGTGCCTGTAGAAAATCGGATTGGTCCCGAAGGAACAGGTTTTATTACTGCGATGCGGACATTTGACCGAACGCGCCCTGGTGTTGGTGCCCAAGCATTGGGAATTGCGCAAGGTGCTTTAGAAGCGGCAACTGAATATACTCAAAAGCGAGTTCAGTTCGGTGCTCCGATTGCATCTTTGCAAGGTATTCAATTTAGATTAGCCGAGATGGCAACTAAGATTGAAGCGGCAAGAGCTTTAGTGTATGCCGCAGCAAAGCACGCAGATTCTGGTGCTAAAGATATTGCGGGATACTCTTCAATGGCAAAACTTTTTGCTTCGGATGTTGCAATGCAAGTTACTATTGAGGCGGTGCAATTATTTGGCGGCTATGGCTATATGAAAGATTATCCTGTAGAAAAGATGATGCGCGATGCGAAAATTACCCAAATCTATGAAGGCACAAACGAAATCCAAAGATTAGTAATTGCTCGGGAACTTTTAAGAGGTAATTTGTTCAAAGAATATTGA
- the purD gene encoding phosphoribosylamine--glycine ligase, translating into MKTKVLVIGAGGREHALVWKLRQSECIIYCAPGNAGISNIAQCVPIKVDDIFGLREFAQRNKIDLTIVGPEVPLGLGIVNEFTKSGLKIFGPNQRAAQLETSKAFAKQFCRKYNLPIPEFEVFTSSASAQKYIAQKNFPLVIKVDGLAAGKGAIITKNKNDALSVIERILDKKAFGLAGEKIVIEDYIYGQEVSMLAITDADTIIPLIPARDHKPLLNGNKGPNTGGMGSYAPIPELSQDWLNKFKTQLFAPLLSALKKESIEYKGIIYAGLILSGENFYILEFNCRWGDPEAEVLLPLLKNDLIELCFQTIEGTLKTLDWKKMFGLTVIAASAGYPEHYEKGKLITGVLQDKEDVFIFHCGTKKEDNRYYTNGGRVLAVTGIGKTLSEAREKSYRALKNIWFDGIYYRTDIGKMV; encoded by the coding sequence ATGAAAACAAAAGTTTTGGTTATTGGTGCTGGTGGTCGTGAGCACGCGTTAGTTTGGAAATTACGACAATCGGAATGTATTATTTATTGTGCCCCGGGCAATGCTGGTATTTCTAATATTGCTCAGTGTGTTCCGATTAAAGTCGATGATATTTTCGGGCTCAGAGAGTTTGCTCAACGAAATAAGATTGATTTAACAATAGTTGGTCCAGAAGTGCCTTTAGGATTGGGGATAGTGAATGAATTTACCAAATCGGGTTTGAAAATTTTTGGTCCTAATCAAAGAGCAGCACAATTGGAGACATCTAAGGCGTTTGCCAAGCAATTTTGTCGGAAATACAATTTACCGATACCAGAATTTGAAGTCTTTACCAGTTCAGCATCAGCCCAAAAATATATTGCGCAGAAAAATTTTCCGTTAGTTATTAAAGTTGATGGTTTGGCTGCGGGTAAAGGTGCGATTATTACTAAAAATAAGAACGATGCGTTATCTGTTATCGAACGCATTTTAGATAAGAAAGCCTTTGGTTTGGCTGGAGAAAAGATTGTAATTGAAGATTATATTTATGGGCAAGAAGTGTCGATGCTGGCAATTACTGATGCTGATACGATTATTCCTTTAATTCCAGCGCGGGACCATAAGCCGTTACTCAATGGCAACAAAGGTCCCAATACCGGTGGAATGGGGTCTTATGCACCAATTCCAGAATTAAGTCAAGATTGGCTAAACAAATTCAAAACCCAATTATTTGCACCATTACTTTCTGCATTAAAGAAAGAGAGCATTGAATACAAAGGAATTATTTATGCCGGTTTGATATTAAGCGGTGAAAATTTCTATATTCTTGAGTTTAATTGCCGTTGGGGGGACCCTGAAGCTGAAGTGTTATTACCGTTATTAAAGAATGACTTAATTGAATTATGTTTTCAAACTATCGAAGGAACCCTCAAAACTCTTGACTGGAAAAAAATGTTCGGCTTAACAGTTATTGCAGCATCAGCCGGTTATCCAGAACATTACGAGAAAGGAAAATTAATTACCGGTGTTCTACAAGACAAGGAAGATGTGTTTATCTTTCACTGTGGAACGAAAAAAGAGGACAATCGGTATTATACTAACGGCGGTCGAGTTCTTGCAGTTACTGGTATTGGAAAAACTTTATCTGAAGCTCGTGAAAAATCTTACAGGGCGTTAAAAAATATTTGGTTTGATGGCATTTATTATCGAACGGATATTGGTAAAATGGTATAA
- the coaE gene encoding dephospho-CoA kinase (Dephospho-CoA kinase (CoaE) performs the final step in coenzyme A biosynthesis.), giving the protein MTLRSSSKSISIGIGGNIGAGKTTVANALVKHFQNAGYRVCLIEADKIAWQLYKYSSNNQVYHKIVKTFGTKILNKYKEIDRKALAKIVFSDKEKLQKLNKIVHPQLIKTINTALQKKDNIIKILDAALLFFWGRKIKVNYRILVTASKAQKISRMLKRGYNLNDILVRLKQQMKEKDMQAMADFIIDNHGSKAELQDKIRLLYKDIIKEINTQNKSN; this is encoded by the coding sequence TTGACACTCCGAAGTTCAAGTAAATCGATAAGCATTGGGATTGGCGGAAATATTGGTGCTGGTAAGACAACCGTGGCTAATGCATTGGTTAAACATTTTCAAAATGCCGGTTATCGGGTCTGTCTCATCGAAGCCGATAAAATCGCTTGGCAACTTTACAAGTATTCATCAAACAACCAGGTATATCATAAGATTGTAAAGACATTTGGCACTAAAATTCTTAATAAATATAAAGAAATCGACCGTAAGGCATTGGCAAAAATAGTTTTTAGTGATAAAGAGAAGTTGCAGAAATTAAATAAGATTGTTCATCCCCAATTAATAAAAACTATCAATACCGCATTACAAAAAAAAGATAATATAATTAAAATTCTTGACGCAGCATTATTGTTTTTTTGGGGAAGGAAGATAAAGGTTAATTATCGAATTTTAGTGACGGCATCAAAAGCACAAAAAATTTCAAGAATGTTAAAGCGTGGTTATAATCTTAATGATATTTTAGTTCGACTAAAGCAACAGATGAAAGAAAAAGATATGCAAGCGATGGCGGACTTTATTATTGATAATCACGGGTCAAAAGCCGAACTTCAAGATAAAATAAGATTATTATATAAAGACATCATTAAGGAAATAAACACCCAAAACAAATCAAATTAA